In Acidaminococcus timonensis, one DNA window encodes the following:
- a CDS encoding YceD family protein — translation MKGTISNGGDVLLLQAEEKFVCHGTCARCLKDVRMDLTAHVEERYYPEGTAGLEEDAFTYQFDVVDVTDALRESLLLAIPARVLCKPDCKGICPVCGADRNVTDCHCDTRSIDPRLEALKALLEK, via the coding sequence GTGAAAGGGACGATTTCCAACGGGGGCGATGTGCTCCTGCTGCAGGCTGAGGAAAAATTCGTTTGCCACGGCACCTGTGCCCGCTGTCTGAAAGACGTGCGTATGGACCTGACGGCCCATGTGGAGGAACGGTATTATCCCGAAGGCACAGCAGGTCTGGAAGAGGATGCTTTTACCTATCAGTTTGATGTGGTGGATGTTACGGATGCTTTAAGAGAATCCCTTCTGCTGGCTATTCCGGCGAGAGTCCTGTGCAAACCGGACTGCAAGGGAATCTGCCCGGTCTGTGGAGCCGATCGCAATGTGACAGATTGTCACTGCGATACCCGGTCCATCGACCCAAGGTTGGAAGCTCTGAAAGCCTTGTTGGAGAAATAG
- the rpmF gene encoding 50S ribosomal protein L32 has translation MAVPKRKMSKARRDSRRANWKLSAPGLVECPQCHEMKRPHHVCPECGYYDGKEVVKTEEE, from the coding sequence ATGGCAGTACCGAAGAGAAAAATGTCCAAAGCCCGCCGGGATTCCCGTCGTGCCAACTGGAAACTGAGTGCTCCTGGCCTGGTGGAATGCCCGCAGTGCCACGAAATGAAGCGCCCTCACCATGTATGCCCTGAATGCGGCTACTACGATGGTAAGGAAGTCGTAAAGACGGAAGAAGAATAA
- the fsa gene encoding fructose-6-phosphate aldolase gives MKFFIDTANLDEIREAAAMGIISGVTTNPSLIAKEGKDYEETLREIAKIVDGPISGEVKASTTLARDMCIEGRIISQIHPNMVVKIPMTVEGLKAVKILSSEGIKTNVTLVFSATQALLAARAGATYVSPFLGRLDDISTDGSRLIKEIVTIFRNYPDITTKIICASVRHPMHVLECAKLGADIATVPFKVLMQMVQHPLTRTGIEKFCQDFEAVFGK, from the coding sequence ATGAAATTCTTCATTGATACAGCCAACCTGGATGAAATCCGGGAAGCAGCCGCCATGGGTATCATCAGCGGCGTGACCACCAATCCCTCCCTGATTGCCAAAGAAGGGAAGGACTACGAGGAAACCCTGCGGGAAATCGCCAAAATCGTGGACGGCCCCATTTCCGGCGAAGTGAAGGCCAGCACCACCCTGGCCCGGGATATGTGCATCGAAGGCCGCATCATCTCCCAGATCCATCCCAATATGGTGGTGAAGATCCCCATGACGGTGGAAGGACTGAAAGCCGTGAAGATCCTGTCTTCTGAAGGCATCAAGACCAATGTGACCCTGGTGTTTTCTGCCACCCAGGCCCTGCTGGCAGCCCGGGCCGGTGCCACCTATGTATCTCCGTTCCTGGGACGGCTGGATGATATTTCCACCGATGGCTCCCGGCTGATCAAGGAAATCGTCACCATCTTCAGGAACTATCCTGACATCACCACCAAAATCATCTGTGCTTCTGTGCGCCATCCCATGCATGTACTGGAGTGTGCCAAACTGGGAGCGGACATCGCCACCGTACCCTTTAAGGTCCTTATGCAGATGGTCCAGCATCCTCTGACCCGTACCGGCATCGAGAAATTCTGCCAGGACTTCGAAGCGGTATTTGGAAAATAA
- the fapR gene encoding transcription factor FapR, which translates to MGSAGQKKARQQKLQQLLERNPFLTDEHLAETFQVSIQTIRLDRLALGIPEVRERTRHMAEDAQEKLKAIASEEIVGELIDLEIGVSGISMMTVDQEMVLQRTGVCRGQYMFAQANSLALAVIDAPAALTGVANVKYKIPVSVGAVLVARAEVVRKQEDKYTIWVKIRNNHREVFRAKFLIVAIPEQRSQVDENRS; encoded by the coding sequence ATGGGTTCTGCAGGACAGAAAAAAGCAAGGCAACAGAAGCTGCAGCAGCTTCTGGAACGGAATCCCTTCCTGACCGACGAACATCTGGCAGAAACATTCCAGGTGAGCATCCAGACCATACGGCTGGATCGCCTGGCCCTGGGAATCCCGGAGGTGCGGGAACGGACCCGCCATATGGCGGAGGACGCCCAGGAAAAGCTGAAAGCCATTGCCAGCGAGGAAATCGTAGGAGAACTGATCGACCTGGAAATCGGGGTCAGCGGCATCTCCATGATGACGGTGGACCAGGAAATGGTGCTGCAGCGGACCGGCGTCTGCCGGGGACAGTATATGTTCGCCCAGGCCAATTCCCTGGCCCTGGCGGTCATCGACGCACCGGCAGCCCTGACGGGCGTTGCCAATGTGAAATATAAGATCCCTGTTTCTGTGGGCGCCGTACTGGTGGCCCGGGCTGAAGTGGTCCGGAAACAGGAGGATAAATATACAATCTGGGTGAAAATCAGGAACAACCACCGGGAAGTATTCCGGGCTAAATTCCTGATTGTCGCCATACCGGAACAAAGGAGCCAAGTAGATGAAAATCGCAGTTGA
- the plsX gene encoding phosphate acyltransferase PlsX, with product MKIAVDVMGTDYGPVEIIKGVLQAVAEYGCEVVLVGDQEVIRRELAREHQENNPRITIHHASQVIEMKDHPGISVMKKKDASIVVATHLLREKECDALVSSGSTGAAVASALFGLGRIKGIERPAIATVIPSMTGATVLVDSGAKVDAKPEQLVQNAIMGSVYAELQLGIPQPRVGLLNIGEEETKGNEQCLATYPLLKKDPHIHFIGNVEGRDINAGTVDVVVCDGFVGNVVLKTMEGLAAAVMQILKKTLLNSGILAKVGALLLKPALMKMQKQIDVSEYGGALLLGVRAPFIICHGNSKAKSIKSALRVAIELTEKDVVGRIRKEIMHDEESGEL from the coding sequence ATGAAAATCGCAGTTGATGTAATGGGAACTGACTATGGCCCGGTTGAAATCATCAAAGGCGTGCTTCAGGCAGTCGCAGAATACGGATGCGAAGTGGTCCTGGTAGGGGACCAGGAGGTGATCCGCAGGGAACTGGCCAGAGAACACCAGGAGAACAACCCCAGGATCACCATCCATCACGCCAGCCAGGTCATCGAGATGAAGGACCACCCGGGCATCAGCGTCATGAAGAAAAAAGATGCCTCCATTGTGGTGGCCACTCATCTGCTTCGGGAAAAAGAATGTGATGCACTGGTCTCTTCGGGGAGTACAGGGGCTGCTGTGGCCTCTGCCCTGTTCGGACTGGGCCGGATCAAAGGCATCGAGCGGCCGGCCATTGCCACGGTGATCCCCAGCATGACGGGAGCCACCGTTCTGGTGGACTCCGGTGCCAAGGTGGACGCCAAACCGGAACAGCTGGTGCAGAATGCCATCATGGGGTCCGTGTACGCGGAACTCCAGCTGGGCATCCCCCAGCCCCGGGTGGGTCTTTTGAATATCGGCGAAGAGGAGACCAAGGGGAATGAACAGTGCCTGGCCACCTACCCGTTGCTCAAGAAAGATCCCCACATCCACTTCATTGGCAATGTGGAAGGCCGGGACATCAATGCAGGGACTGTGGACGTGGTGGTCTGCGATGGCTTCGTAGGCAATGTGGTGCTCAAGACCATGGAAGGTCTGGCCGCAGCTGTGATGCAGATCCTGAAAAAGACCCTGCTGAACAGCGGGATCCTGGCGAAAGTGGGAGCTCTGCTGCTGAAGCCGGCTCTCATGAAGATGCAGAAGCAGATCGATGTATCGGAATACGGCGGTGCGCTGCTGTTGGGCGTACGGGCTCCCTTCATCATCTGCCACGGCAATTCCAAGGCCAAGTCCATCAAGAGTGCCCTGCGGGTTGCCATTGAACTGACGGAGAAGGATGTTGTGGGCCGGATCCGCAAAGAAATCATGCACGACGAAGAAAGTGGTGAACTGTAA
- a CDS encoding beta-ketoacyl-ACP synthase III, whose amino-acid sequence MNKPAVGFLGLGYYVPEKVLTNFDLEKMVDTSDQWIVERTGIRERHIAAPEQATSDLAFIAAQRALEDAGLKGEDLDLIVVGTESPDMKFPSVACMLQDKLGASHAAAFDLAAGCSGFVYACGIASQTIVSGLYKHVLVVGAETLSRILNWQDRNTCILFGDGAGAAVLGPVEEGYGILSVDLGADGAGGKFLNMPAGGSRKPASLETVEAKEHCIHMVGKEVFKFAVKVMGRSVLSALDKIGMGKEDIDLLIPHQANQRIIDSAAKRLKLSTDKIFVNLEKYANTSAASIPIALCQARDEGRLNKGENVVMVGFGAGLTYGSLVVKWQKDEEARA is encoded by the coding sequence ATGAATAAACCAGCGGTCGGATTTCTGGGACTGGGCTACTATGTGCCGGAAAAAGTACTGACCAATTTCGATTTGGAAAAAATGGTGGATACCAGCGATCAATGGATCGTGGAACGCACGGGGATCCGGGAACGGCATATCGCTGCACCGGAACAGGCTACCTCTGATCTGGCCTTCATCGCCGCCCAGCGGGCCCTGGAAGATGCCGGGCTCAAGGGGGAGGATCTGGACCTGATCGTGGTGGGAACAGAATCCCCGGATATGAAGTTCCCCTCCGTAGCCTGCATGCTGCAGGATAAACTGGGTGCCAGCCATGCGGCGGCCTTTGATCTGGCTGCCGGCTGTTCCGGTTTTGTGTATGCCTGCGGTATCGCCAGCCAGACCATTGTCAGCGGGCTGTACAAGCACGTGCTGGTGGTAGGGGCGGAAACCCTGTCCCGGATCCTGAACTGGCAGGATCGAAACACCTGTATCCTGTTCGGCGACGGGGCCGGCGCAGCAGTGCTGGGTCCTGTAGAAGAAGGCTACGGCATCCTGTCCGTGGACCTGGGGGCTGACGGAGCCGGTGGCAAGTTCCTGAACATGCCGGCCGGAGGTTCCCGCAAACCTGCTTCCCTCGAAACAGTGGAAGCCAAAGAACACTGCATCCACATGGTGGGTAAGGAAGTATTCAAATTTGCCGTGAAGGTCATGGGCCGCAGCGTGCTCAGCGCCTTGGACAAGATCGGGATGGGCAAGGAAGACATCGACCTGCTGATCCCCCATCAGGCCAACCAGCGGATCATCGATTCCGCGGCCAAACGGCTGAAGCTTTCGACAGATAAGATTTTCGTGAATCTGGAAAAATATGCCAATACGTCAGCAGCCTCCATTCCCATCGCTCTGTGCCAGGCACGGGATGAGGGACGGCTAAATAAAGGAGAGAACGTGGTGATGGTGGGCTTCGGTGCCGGCCTGACCTATGGTTCCCTGGTAGTGAAATGGCAAAAAGATGAGGAGGCCAGAGCATGA
- the fabD gene encoding ACP S-malonyltransferase: MSKIAFVFPGQGSQKVGMMKELYDNYACVRDVFKEADEALGFSMTDLCFKGPEEQLRLTYNTQPAILTCSIAAMKVLNENGVFPAVAAGHSLGEYSALVCAGSLKFADAVRTVRKRGQFMQEAVPVGQGAMAAIIALATDKIREICADVEKETGKACQAVNFNCPGQVVIAGATEAVQKACDAMKEAGAKRAILLPVSAPFHSTLMQPAADRLKEVLDSIEVADAKIPVYANVTAKPETRGEEIRDVLVKQAASPVQWETSVRNMIADGVDTFIEVGPGRVLTGFVKKIDRSFTGQNVEDLASLEKTLAYLKEVR, translated from the coding sequence ATGAGCAAGATTGCTTTTGTGTTCCCGGGACAGGGGTCCCAAAAAGTGGGCATGATGAAGGAACTGTACGATAATTATGCCTGCGTCCGTGATGTATTCAAAGAAGCTGATGAAGCACTGGGCTTTTCCATGACGGATCTGTGCTTCAAAGGGCCGGAAGAGCAGCTGCGGCTGACCTATAACACCCAGCCCGCCATCCTGACCTGCAGCATTGCAGCCATGAAGGTGCTGAACGAAAACGGGGTGTTCCCTGCTGTGGCCGCCGGTCACAGCCTGGGTGAATATTCTGCCCTGGTCTGCGCCGGCAGCCTGAAATTCGCTGACGCAGTGCGTACGGTGCGCAAGAGAGGCCAGTTCATGCAGGAAGCCGTACCGGTAGGGCAGGGAGCCATGGCCGCCATCATTGCCCTGGCTACGGACAAGATCAGAGAAATCTGCGCCGACGTGGAAAAGGAAACGGGGAAAGCCTGCCAGGCTGTGAACTTCAACTGCCCGGGTCAGGTGGTCATCGCCGGTGCCACGGAAGCGGTACAAAAGGCCTGCGATGCCATGAAGGAAGCCGGGGCCAAACGGGCCATCCTGCTGCCGGTCAGTGCACCTTTCCACAGCACCCTGATGCAGCCGGCTGCTGACCGTCTGAAGGAAGTCCTGGACAGCATTGAAGTGGCTGACGCCAAGATCCCGGTCTATGCCAACGTAACGGCCAAACCGGAAACCAGGGGCGAGGAGATCCGCGACGTGCTGGTGAAACAGGCTGCCAGCCCGGTACAATGGGAAACCAGCGTACGGAACATGATCGCCGACGGTGTGGATACCTTCATCGAAGTGGGACCGGGCCGGGTGCTCACCGGTTTTGTGAAGAAGATCGACCGCTCCTTCACAGGCCAGAATGTGGAAGACCTGGCCAGCCTGGAAAAAACCCTTGCGTATTTAAAGGAGGTCAGATAA
- the fabG gene encoding 3-oxoacyl-[acyl-carrier-protein] reductase, whose translation MTLVGKVALVTGGSRGIGRAVALKLAENGADVAINYAGNTAAAEEVKAAIEKLGRKAMLVQGSVADTDGVQALVNQVVKELGRLDILINNAGITRDGLLMRMKEADWDAVLETNLKGVFNCSKAVMRTMMKQKSGRIVNMASVVGEMGNAGQANYAAAKAGVIGFTKSLAKEVASRGITVNAVAPGFIATDMTKVLTDDQKAEMARSIPLGRAGQPEDVANAVLFLVSDEAAYITGQVLNVDGGMVM comes from the coding sequence ATGACTTTAGTCGGGAAAGTGGCACTGGTTACTGGCGGTTCCCGGGGCATCGGCCGTGCCGTAGCCTTGAAACTGGCAGAAAACGGTGCTGATGTGGCCATCAATTATGCCGGTAATACGGCAGCCGCTGAAGAAGTGAAAGCTGCCATCGAAAAACTGGGCCGCAAAGCCATGCTGGTCCAGGGCAGTGTTGCTGATACCGACGGTGTCCAGGCTCTTGTGAACCAGGTGGTGAAAGAACTGGGACGTCTGGATATCCTGATCAATAATGCGGGGATTACCCGGGACGGCCTCCTGATGCGCATGAAAGAAGCGGATTGGGATGCGGTGCTGGAAACCAATTTGAAAGGCGTATTCAACTGCTCCAAAGCTGTCATGCGCACCATGATGAAGCAAAAGAGCGGGCGGATCGTAAATATGGCCTCCGTTGTAGGGGAAATGGGCAATGCCGGCCAGGCCAACTATGCAGCCGCCAAGGCGGGTGTCATCGGTTTCACCAAGAGCCTGGCCAAGGAAGTGGCCTCTCGCGGGATCACTGTCAACGCAGTGGCCCCCGGGTTCATCGCCACGGACATGACCAAAGTCCTGACGGACGACCAGAAGGCAGAAATGGCCAGAAGCATCCCTCTGGGACGGGCCGGCCAGCCTGAAGATGTTGCCAATGCAGTTTTATTCCTTGTGTCCGATGAAGCTGCTTATATAACCGGCCAGGTTTTAAATGTGGACGGTGGCATGGTAATGTAG
- a CDS encoding acyl carrier protein translates to MSEQSTFEKVKAITVDQLSVAPEDVKMDSTFIDDLGADSLDIVELIMAFEEEFNTEIPDDVAEKIRTVRDAVELLDKEGK, encoded by the coding sequence ATGAGCGAACAAAGCACTTTTGAAAAAGTAAAGGCTATCACCGTTGACCAACTGAGCGTTGCTCCGGAAGACGTAAAGATGGACTCTACGTTTATCGATGACTTGGGAGCTGACTCTCTGGACATTGTGGAACTGATCATGGCTTTCGAAGAGGAATTCAACACTGAAATCCCCGACGATGTGGCTGAAAAGATCCGCACTGTAAGAGACGCAGTTGAACTGTTGGATAAAGAAGGTAAATAA